The following are encoded together in the Cohaesibacter gelatinilyticus genome:
- a CDS encoding sigma-70 family RNA polymerase sigma factor gives MSGSESARDLELLRKVADNDRNAIALLYQRHHLRLYRYLLRFVKSDAVAEELVNETFLEVWRAAGRFEGRSKVSSWIISIGRNKAISILRKRSDAELDEDYASGLEDESDTPEVATLKQDKAAALRDCINRLGQQHREVIDLVYYQEKPIKEIAAILEVPENTVKTRVFHARKKLSELMSKAGIDRGWP, from the coding sequence ATGTCTGGATCTGAGAGTGCTCGGGATCTTGAGCTACTAAGAAAAGTTGCCGACAATGATCGCAATGCCATTGCGCTCTTATATCAAAGGCATCACCTTCGACTTTATCGTTATCTGTTGCGCTTCGTGAAAAGTGATGCCGTGGCAGAGGAGTTGGTCAATGAGACTTTCCTGGAAGTCTGGCGTGCAGCTGGACGGTTTGAAGGGCGATCGAAGGTTTCCTCCTGGATTATATCCATCGGGCGAAACAAGGCGATCAGCATCTTGCGGAAACGATCAGATGCCGAACTGGATGAAGATTATGCCTCCGGTTTGGAAGATGAGAGCGATACGCCTGAAGTTGCAACCCTAAAACAGGACAAAGCTGCTGCCTTGCGCGATTGTATCAATCGGTTGGGACAGCAACACAGGGAAGTGATCGACCTGGTCTATTATCAGGAGAAGCCAATCAAGGAGATTGCGGCGATCCTGGAAGTGCCAGAAAATACGGTAAAGACACGCGTTTTTCATGCTCGCAAAAAGCTGTCGGAACTAATGAGCAAAGCCGGTATTGACCGGGGATGGCCATGA
- a CDS encoding MarR family winged helix-turn-helix transcriptional regulator, which produces MIQSLSSLLHEMKQNWPQATDVNSDLYLSLDRLKHLMDYHAGLALARHGLTNASFDTLVRLRVSSEAGPLSPTEIRQNIMVTSGGMTKILKTLESRGYIERMANEKDGRSSLVQLTRKGMDLAEIAMRDVMKSDDELTSRALNQKELTALANTLKDIVDKIEKNSPSPILP; this is translated from the coding sequence ATGATACAATCTCTCTCATCACTTCTACATGAAATGAAGCAAAACTGGCCCCAAGCAACCGATGTAAATTCCGATCTTTACTTGAGCCTGGATCGTCTGAAGCATCTGATGGATTATCACGCAGGTTTGGCTCTTGCCCGCCACGGTCTTACCAATGCCTCTTTCGATACATTGGTGCGATTGAGAGTAAGTTCTGAGGCTGGTCCTTTATCCCCGACCGAGATCCGCCAGAATATCATGGTGACATCAGGCGGCATGACCAAGATCCTGAAAACCCTGGAATCCAGGGGCTATATTGAACGGATGGCCAATGAAAAAGACGGTCGCTCTTCCCTTGTCCAACTGACCAGGAAAGGTATGGATCTGGCAGAAATTGCCATGAGGGATGTTATGAAAAGTGACGACGAGCTTACCAGTCGAGCCCTTAACCAGAAAGAACTGACGGCTCTTGCCAATACACTGAAGGACATAGTCGACAAGATTGAGAAAAATTCCCCCAGTCCGATATTACCGTGA
- a CDS encoding FAD-dependent oxidoreductase has protein sequence MLNTYTFPEYEYVCSDEQKNGTIKRHPVVVVGAGPIGLTAALDFAQQGIEVVVLDDNNTVSFGSRAVCYAKRPLEIWDRLGCGERMVEKGVNWKLGKVYFKDKLAYQFDLLAEDDHKMPAMINLQQYYLEEYMVDECLKDDKINLCWKHKLISIKQMDDHAVLTIETPDGVFKMEADWVIGCDGANSDLRKMVGADFTGQFFMDRFLIADIEMKADFPPERWFWFDPPFHRNQSALLHMQPDNVWRLDFQLGWETDPEEEKKPENIIPRVKAMLGDDVDFELEWASVYQFACRRIDQFRHGRVIFAGDAAHQVSPFGARGANTGVQDIDNLGWKMKLVLEGKAPIGLIDTYHEERAFAADDNLLNSTRATDFITPKSKGSRFYRDAVLELAELTDFAKPLVNSGRLSVPTPYVNSSLNTADEDEFAGLMVPGTNCADAPIKKDGADSWLLNQIGGEFMILVVGDKPQDSVDAGVASAKVVSIGSDLNDVKGVFADRYDAREGTTYLVRPDQHVAARWRGFDEAKIIAAIARATCTN, from the coding sequence ATGCTCAATACTTATACTTTTCCTGAATATGAATATGTTTGTTCGGATGAACAGAAAAACGGCACGATCAAGCGGCATCCTGTCGTGGTGGTTGGTGCTGGACCAATCGGCTTGACCGCCGCACTGGATTTTGCCCAGCAGGGCATTGAAGTTGTTGTGCTGGATGACAATAACACGGTGAGTTTTGGCTCCCGCGCTGTATGTTATGCAAAACGTCCGCTGGAGATCTGGGATCGTCTTGGCTGTGGCGAACGTATGGTTGAAAAAGGCGTCAACTGGAAGCTTGGCAAGGTCTATTTCAAGGACAAGCTGGCTTACCAGTTTGATCTGCTGGCCGAAGATGACCACAAAATGCCAGCAATGATCAATCTGCAGCAATATTATCTCGAAGAATATATGGTTGATGAGTGTCTGAAAGATGACAAGATCAATCTGTGCTGGAAACATAAGCTGATTTCGATCAAGCAGATGGATGATCATGCGGTGCTGACAATTGAAACTCCGGATGGGGTCTTCAAGATGGAAGCAGACTGGGTGATTGGTTGTGATGGTGCCAATTCCGATCTGCGCAAAATGGTCGGTGCTGATTTTACCGGTCAGTTCTTCATGGACCGCTTCCTGATTGCTGATATCGAGATGAAAGCGGACTTTCCGCCAGAGCGTTGGTTCTGGTTTGATCCTCCATTCCATCGCAATCAGTCAGCATTGTTGCATATGCAGCCGGATAATGTCTGGCGTCTGGACTTCCAGCTCGGTTGGGAAACCGATCCGGAAGAAGAGAAAAAACCGGAAAATATCATCCCGCGCGTAAAAGCCATGTTGGGCGATGATGTTGATTTTGAATTGGAATGGGCCTCTGTTTATCAGTTTGCTTGCCGTCGGATCGATCAGTTCCGTCATGGACGCGTGATCTTTGCTGGTGATGCCGCCCATCAGGTTTCTCCATTTGGTGCGCGTGGTGCCAATACCGGTGTGCAGGATATCGATAATCTGGGCTGGAAAATGAAGCTGGTTCTGGAGGGAAAGGCACCGATCGGTCTGATTGACACCTATCATGAAGAGCGGGCTTTTGCTGCAGATGATAATCTGCTCAATTCTACCCGTGCGACAGATTTCATCACACCAAAATCCAAAGGTAGTCGCTTCTACCGCGATGCGGTGCTCGAGCTAGCGGAGTTGACAGATTTTGCCAAGCCTTTGGTGAATTCCGGTCGTCTTTCCGTCCCTACGCCTTATGTTAATTCGTCTCTTAACACTGCTGATGAAGATGAGTTTGCTGGTTTGATGGTGCCGGGTACCAATTGTGCTGATGCTCCGATCAAGAAAGATGGCGCTGATAGCTGGTTGCTGAATCAGATCGGTGGCGAGTTCATGATTCTGGTTGTTGGTGACAAGCCTCAGGATAGTGTGGATGCTGGTGTTGCCTCTGCCAAGGTTGTTTCCATCGGCTCTGACCTGAACGATGTCAAAGGCGTTTTCGCTGATCGTTATGATGCCAGGGAAGGAACCACTTATCTTGTTCGTCCTGATCAACATGTTGCTGCACGTTGGCGTGGGTTTGATGAAGCCAAGATTATTGCGGCAATCGCGCGTGCGACCTGTACGAATTAA
- a CDS encoding S8 family peptidase — protein sequence MVQDRNYGKLLAKVALRSSLCLALAGSLVMGSLGETWAQYPGATPPPPSNDIHRPKGNRGSNAAGAAIGLGVGIILGIAAEKARQRARARKDPPVYGSPPPSAGRNGPKYKKPKKPRRVRKTKRPRKARIVRVALPEMIRLGRPKPGTYRIGFKPLMSKKHFVVALKPGISQKEVSEFLQQYDLRRLAQIRLGLLDQIYLKLAYPKGMKPAELAKLGSDPRLQKAQPSYLYYPAQTSAASKGVAEEELPDGLQYAFDKLNLTAQTIAQRGKGVTLAVIDSGISSSHPALVDKVSGRFTAFAKKSAKLDTHHGTAVASIIAARQGMRGVASEVKLLSAQVFATSEEGYVTADSYDIARGIDWAIANGANILNLSFAGDQDPLIKAVLEKASERGVIAIAAAGNEGVGAPAAYPAAYDNVIAVTATDADDGLYDFANRGGHVEIAAPGVDVLVASGEEGYALESGTSMAAAYISGSVALMLERVQGLSPDKIKEYLAIAARDLGDAGRDPDFGHGLLDAGKAVSDLASSSNGDSS from the coding sequence ATGGTTCAAGATCGAAACTATGGAAAGCTCCTTGCAAAGGTCGCTTTGCGATCTTCCCTTTGCCTCGCTTTGGCAGGTTCGTTGGTTATGGGTAGCCTTGGCGAAACCTGGGCACAATATCCCGGTGCCACGCCCCCGCCTCCGTCCAACGATATTCATCGACCCAAAGGCAACCGGGGTAGCAATGCCGCTGGAGCAGCGATTGGCCTTGGTGTCGGGATCATTCTTGGCATCGCTGCTGAAAAAGCCCGTCAAAGAGCACGTGCGCGCAAAGATCCTCCCGTTTATGGCTCCCCGCCACCATCTGCAGGTAGAAATGGTCCCAAATATAAAAAGCCGAAAAAGCCTAGACGTGTTCGCAAGACCAAGCGGCCTCGGAAGGCCAGGATTGTCCGTGTAGCCCTGCCAGAAATGATACGGTTGGGACGTCCAAAGCCTGGTACTTATCGTATCGGTTTCAAACCGTTGATGAGCAAAAAGCACTTTGTAGTGGCTCTGAAACCTGGCATCAGTCAGAAAGAAGTTTCGGAATTTCTCCAACAGTATGACCTGAGGCGGCTGGCACAGATACGCCTTGGTTTGCTGGATCAGATTTATTTGAAGCTGGCTTACCCAAAGGGGATGAAGCCTGCTGAGTTAGCAAAATTAGGATCTGATCCACGTTTGCAAAAAGCCCAACCTTCTTATCTCTACTATCCTGCTCAAACCTCAGCCGCGAGCAAGGGGGTGGCTGAGGAAGAATTGCCAGATGGACTGCAATATGCCTTTGATAAGCTGAACCTTACGGCGCAGACCATTGCACAGCGAGGTAAGGGGGTGACACTGGCGGTGATCGATAGCGGTATTTCGAGTTCGCATCCTGCTTTGGTAGACAAGGTCTCTGGCCGCTTCACGGCTTTTGCCAAAAAAAGTGCCAAGCTTGATACGCATCACGGTACTGCGGTTGCCTCAATCATTGCTGCTCGTCAGGGTATGCGAGGCGTTGCCAGTGAAGTAAAGTTGCTATCCGCACAAGTCTTTGCGACGAGTGAAGAAGGATATGTCACTGCCGATAGTTATGATATTGCTCGTGGTATTGACTGGGCTATTGCCAATGGGGCGAATATTCTCAATCTGTCATTTGCTGGTGACCAGGACCCGCTGATCAAAGCGGTTCTTGAGAAAGCGTCGGAGCGTGGTGTGATTGCTATTGCTGCGGCCGGCAATGAAGGGGTAGGGGCACCGGCTGCTTATCCTGCTGCTTATGACAATGTGATCGCTGTGACCGCGACAGACGCAGATGATGGCCTTTATGACTTTGCCAATCGTGGCGGACATGTCGAGATTGCAGCGCCTGGTGTGGATGTTCTGGTTGCAAGCGGCGAAGAAGGCTATGCGTTGGAAAGCGGTACTTCCATGGCTGCTGCTTATATTTCCGGTTCCGTGGCATTGATGCTGGAACGTGTGCAGGGATTGTCCCCTGACAAGATCAAGGAATATCTGGCGATTGCTGCCCGTGATCTTGGTGACGCCGGACGTGACCCGGACTTTGGGCATGGCTTGCTGGATGCAGGCAAGGCGGTTTCAGATCTTGCATCCTCATCTAACGGGGATAGTAGCTGA
- a CDS encoding VOC family protein produces MTQDPKNAVTWFSIPATDFEKSIAFYQGLLGIKLSRETMGEGDMQMPFAMFPKQNEDGVTGAVTPANNVQPASGGVVIYLACSDLDGALGRVEGLGGSVVMPKMALPNEVGDIAIISDIDGTPVGLHQG; encoded by the coding sequence ATGACCCAAGATCCAAAGAATGCAGTAACATGGTTTTCTATTCCGGCGACTGACTTTGAAAAGAGCATTGCCTTCTATCAAGGCTTGCTTGGTATCAAGCTGAGCCGGGAAACAATGGGGGAGGGTGACATGCAGATGCCATTTGCCATGTTCCCCAAGCAGAATGAAGATGGGGTAACGGGTGCAGTGACGCCTGCCAATAACGTTCAACCAGCGAGCGGCGGTGTGGTGATTTATCTCGCATGTAGTGATCTTGATGGTGCGCTTGGTCGGGTCGAAGGACTGGGCGGCAGTGTTGTCATGCCCAAGATGGCTCTTCCTAATGAAGTTGGTGACATTGCCATCATTTCTGATATCGATGGCACACCGGTTGGTTTGCATCAGGGGTAA
- a CDS encoding PACE efflux transporter gives MRSLPDRIRHMVLFEFIAIGIAAVVGSFLLGYSLKDFGILSVMLSALAMSWNLVFNWVFDHWYHRKFGYAKRTVKLRIAHSLLFEAGMLFLGVWIVMWWLGIGFWTAMLLDIGFAVFFLVYAFVFNWVYDVVFPVQKKAVEPAISEV, from the coding sequence ATGAGAAGTTTACCTGATCGTATTCGGCATATGGTCTTGTTCGAGTTCATAGCCATTGGAATTGCCGCAGTGGTAGGCAGTTTTCTGCTTGGTTACTCCTTGAAGGATTTTGGTATTCTTAGCGTTATGCTGAGTGCGTTGGCAATGAGCTGGAATCTGGTTTTCAATTGGGTCTTTGACCATTGGTATCATCGAAAATTTGGCTATGCCAAACGAACGGTCAAACTACGGATTGCGCATTCCCTCTTGTTTGAAGCCGGTATGCTGTTTCTGGGTGTCTGGATTGTTATGTGGTGGTTGGGGATTGGATTCTGGACAGCAATGCTGCTGGATATCGGGTTTGCGGTCTTTTTTCTGGTTTACGCGTTCGTATTCAACTGGGTATATGACGTGGTTTTTCCGGTTCAGAAGAAAGCTGTAGAACCCGCCATATCGGAAGTCTGA
- a CDS encoding BA14K family protein has protein sequence MIKKLTSLALLVALIPALSIALPSNEAQAKNGRNAAFVAGLAIGALGGAAFVHSNQYHRGYWNTPRNHYHRNFKRGWHRHNGVRHRHISPRYYRPVRVKKYYGRPKPWTGAWYRYCHERYRSFNPRTGYFTTYSGRKRFCR, from the coding sequence ATGATCAAGAAACTGACTTCATTGGCCCTGCTCGTTGCCCTAATTCCGGCTTTGAGCATTGCCTTGCCATCTAACGAGGCACAAGCCAAAAACGGACGAAATGCTGCCTTTGTTGCCGGCTTGGCAATTGGTGCGCTCGGTGGAGCTGCATTTGTCCATAGCAATCAGTATCATAGAGGATATTGGAACACGCCGCGCAACCATTACCATCGCAATTTCAAACGTGGTTGGCATCGTCACAACGGTGTACGACATCGGCATATTTCACCGAGATACTACCGCCCGGTACGCGTGAAGAAATATTATGGTCGTCCAAAGCCATGGACCGGTGCCTGGTATCGCTATTGCCATGAACGCTACCGTTCCTTCAATCCACGCACAGGTTATTTCACGACTTATAGTGGCCGGAAACGTTTCTGCCGTTAA
- a CDS encoding MarR family winged helix-turn-helix transcriptional regulator, which yields MDHSDDDKMFELQAFLPYRLAVVTDAVSQSVADLYRDRFDLTRAEWRILAGLGDKPDMTGKELSSYTTLDKMQVSRAVARLEANGHVSRKENSKDRRNKILRLSEAGEALLAQIIPLAKEREAFLLSALSEDEQKAYSQMNQKIYHQAQKLLTSDQGE from the coding sequence ATGGATCACTCTGACGACGATAAAATGTTTGAACTGCAAGCCTTCCTGCCCTATCGGCTGGCTGTTGTAACCGATGCCGTCAGTCAATCAGTCGCCGATCTATACCGGGATCGTTTCGATCTGACTCGAGCAGAATGGCGAATTCTTGCCGGTCTTGGCGACAAGCCCGATATGACTGGCAAAGAACTCAGTTCCTATACCACCCTCGACAAGATGCAGGTCAGCCGTGCTGTTGCCCGTCTTGAGGCAAACGGTCATGTCAGTCGCAAGGAAAACAGCAAGGACCGGCGTAACAAGATCCTGCGGCTTTCTGAAGCCGGAGAGGCTCTGTTGGCACAAATTATCCCGCTTGCCAAAGAGAGAGAGGCTTTTCTGTTAAGCGCTTTGAGTGAAGACGAACAAAAGGCCTATTCCCAAATGAACCAAAAGATTTATCATCAGGCTCAAAAGCTCCTGACGTCAGATCAGGGCGAATAA
- the gpt gene encoding xanthine phosphoribosyltransferase, with protein sequence MSETPANAFPVYWEQFHRDSRALAFRLKGVADWKAIVCITRGGLVPAAIIARELGIRMIDTVCVASYHDYESQGDMQVIKAIDPSVVDVEGGEGEGVLIIDDLVDTGKTAKVVRAMLPKAHFATVYAKPMGRPLVDTFVTEVSQDTWIYFPWDMGLQFQPPITHEHAG encoded by the coding sequence ATGAGTGAAACTCCTGCCAATGCCTTTCCCGTTTATTGGGAGCAATTCCATCGTGATAGCCGTGCTTTGGCCTTTCGTCTGAAAGGCGTTGCAGACTGGAAAGCTATCGTATGTATCACCCGTGGTGGTCTGGTTCCCGCAGCTATTATTGCTCGGGAATTGGGGATTCGCATGATCGATACCGTCTGCGTTGCCTCTTATCACGACTATGAGAGCCAGGGCGATATGCAGGTGATCAAGGCGATTGATCCAAGCGTCGTTGATGTTGAAGGTGGCGAAGGTGAGGGCGTGTTGATCATTGATGATCTGGTGGATACAGGTAAAACTGCCAAGGTTGTTCGTGCTATGTTGCCCAAAGCGCATTTTGCGACTGTCTATGCCAAGCCGATGGGTCGTCCTTTGGTGGACACCTTCGTGACCGAGGTTTCGCAAGATACCTGGATCTACTTCCCCTGGGATATGGGGCTGCAATTCCAGCCACCAATCACGCATGAACATGCTGGCTAA
- a CDS encoding DUF2783 domain-containing protein, translating into MALKNEMNIPDHDDFYKELIDSQRDMSDDEQQLMNAKLVLILANEVGDREKLSAAIKLAATRP; encoded by the coding sequence ATGGCTTTGAAAAATGAAATGAATATCCCGGATCATGATGACTTCTATAAGGAGTTGATCGATTCTCAGCGGGATATGAGCGATGACGAGCAACAGCTGATGAACGCCAAGTTGGTGCTTATACTGGCCAATGAGGTTGGTGATCGCGAAAAGCTCAGTGCTGCGATCAAGCTGGCCGCAACACGTCCCTGA
- a CDS encoding FAD-dependent monooxygenase: MSKAHSIIIAGGGVGGLSTAIALAHRNIDVTLLERGKALCEVGAGIQISPNATGILKSWNVWEKMDDQAVIPPKIQIRSGTSAALLSELNVQDITKRYGSPYMVIHRADIQRALYDRAREMKKITILDYHQVQTVDQSDDGVSIICRKTNPDGSNPQELVFKADALIAADGVWSKIRTNYMGNNSAAYSGKTAWRTTMPMQMVPEHISRHNVNLWIAPNAHLVHYPLIGGHMMNIVAIVQEDWEEEGWNAQGDPVWLNQRFARWPKEIRHLLVERDNWLKWALCGVDPSEAWTKGKVALLGDAAHAMLPFMAQGAVMAIEDAEILARALTEVSGPPENALAAYEKARKPRACKVVARAQKNGEIYHMSGAMAFARNMTMRMMPKSKLLGQFDWIYRWKPEDVSF, from the coding sequence TGGTGTAGGCGGCCTGTCTACCGCCATTGCGCTTGCCCATAGAAATATTGATGTAACATTGCTTGAACGCGGAAAGGCCCTTTGCGAGGTTGGAGCTGGAATTCAGATCTCCCCCAATGCAACCGGCATTCTCAAAAGCTGGAATGTCTGGGAGAAAATGGATGATCAAGCGGTCATCCCTCCCAAAATCCAGATCAGGAGCGGCACATCTGCCGCCCTCCTCTCCGAATTGAATGTTCAGGACATTACCAAACGATATGGTTCTCCCTACATGGTCATACATCGCGCTGACATTCAGCGCGCACTATATGATCGTGCGCGGGAAATGAAGAAAATCACCATTTTGGACTATCATCAGGTCCAGACCGTTGACCAGTCTGATGACGGCGTCTCAATCATTTGCCGTAAAACCAATCCTGATGGTTCGAATCCCCAAGAATTGGTTTTCAAAGCTGACGCCCTAATCGCAGCTGATGGCGTTTGGTCCAAAATCCGTACCAACTATATGGGTAACAACTCTGCTGCCTATAGCGGCAAAACAGCTTGGCGTACGACCATGCCCATGCAAATGGTGCCTGAACATATCAGCCGTCATAACGTCAATCTCTGGATCGCTCCAAACGCCCATCTGGTTCACTACCCCCTCATTGGCGGTCATATGATGAATATTGTTGCCATCGTTCAAGAGGACTGGGAAGAAGAAGGCTGGAATGCTCAGGGCGACCCAGTTTGGTTGAATCAACGCTTCGCCCGCTGGCCAAAGGAAATCCGGCACCTGCTCGTTGAGCGTGACAATTGGCTGAAATGGGCTCTTTGCGGTGTCGATCCTTCTGAAGCATGGACCAAAGGTAAGGTCGCACTGCTAGGCGATGCAGCTCATGCCATGCTGCCTTTCATGGCACAAGGTGCTGTCATGGCCATTGAGGACGCAGAGATTCTTGCCCGTGCCCTGACAGAAGTCTCCGGTCCGCCAGAAAACGCGCTGGCAGCCTACGAGAAAGCCCGCAAGCCAAGAGCCTGTAAGGTCGTAGCCCGTGCTCAGAAGAATGGTGAAATCTACCACATGAGCGGTGCGATGGCATTTGCGCGCAATATGACCATGCGCATGATGCCCAAGAGCAAGCTTCTCGGCCAATTTGATTGGATTTACCGCTGGAAACCAGAAGATGTGAGCTTCTAG
- a CDS encoding competence/damage-inducible protein A — protein MDADLVTAGVLVIGDEILSGRTKDKNVGFIADYLTQLGIDLKEVRIVADDTDAIVEAVNAMRACWTYLFTTGGIGPTHDDITADSVATAFGVRIDHDPRAVDILTRHYQAGELNEARMRMARVPFGADLIENKVSSAPGFRLENVHVMAGVPSVMQAMMDAIAPTLRTNSALLSETIDTGVGEGLVAEPLRIAQERHPEVVMGSYPYLRDGLFATKLVLRSREQDKLKAACEDIETMLADLKGQRQAQI, from the coding sequence ATGGATGCAGATTTGGTAACGGCAGGTGTTTTGGTAATTGGGGATGAAATCCTCTCGGGTCGCACCAAAGACAAGAATGTCGGTTTCATTGCCGATTATCTGACGCAACTTGGTATTGACCTGAAAGAAGTGCGCATTGTTGCGGATGATACAGATGCGATTGTAGAAGCCGTCAATGCCATGCGTGCATGCTGGACCTATCTCTTCACCACTGGTGGCATTGGGCCGACCCATGATGATATCACCGCAGATTCCGTGGCTACCGCCTTTGGTGTGAGGATCGACCATGATCCGCGTGCTGTAGACATTCTCACCCGTCATTATCAGGCGGGTGAACTTAATGAAGCACGCATGCGTATGGCGCGTGTTCCATTTGGTGCAGACCTGATTGAGAACAAGGTTTCCAGTGCACCGGGTTTTCGTCTTGAAAATGTCCATGTGATGGCAGGGGTGCCATCGGTTATGCAAGCCATGATGGACGCTATCGCACCCACTTTGCGAACCAATAGCGCGCTATTGAGTGAAACCATCGATACAGGTGTTGGCGAGGGGCTAGTGGCGGAACCTTTGCGGATTGCACAAGAGCGTCATCCTGAGGTTGTGATGGGGTCCTACCCCTATTTGAGAGATGGCCTTTTTGCGACAAAACTTGTGCTGCGTAGTCGCGAGCAAGACAAGTTGAAAGCGGCATGTGAAGATATTGAGACCATGCTGGCTGACCTGAAGGGTCAAAGGCAGGCACAAATTTAG
- a CDS encoding BA14K family protein, whose product MFSKSLKTLSLIAALATVTTFAIPQQEAQAASGRNAAFAVGAITGLAVGAMATHASAHRHNGHYHSRYDGHSHGHSHGYARPAPWTGAWYDYCSARYRSFNPRTGYFVTYSGHRRFCR is encoded by the coding sequence ATGTTTAGCAAGTCTTTGAAAACCCTTTCTCTTATCGCAGCCCTGGCAACCGTCACCACTTTTGCCATTCCACAACAGGAAGCACAGGCCGCAAGTGGCCGTAACGCAGCCTTTGCAGTAGGCGCGATCACAGGTCTGGCAGTCGGCGCGATGGCAACACATGCATCTGCTCACCGTCACAATGGTCATTATCACAGCCGCTATGATGGACATAGCCACGGTCACTCTCATGGTTATGCCCGCCCTGCACCTTGGACAGGCGCATGGTATGACTATTGTTCAGCACGCTATCGTTCTTTCAACCCACGCACTGGGTATTTTGTAACCTATAGTGGCCACCGTCGTTTCTGCCGTTAA
- a CDS encoding VOC family protein yields the protein MKIEQIHHVAYRCKDAKETVEWYTKNLNMDFVLAIAEDFVPSTHEPDPYMHLFLDAGNGNVLAFFELPTKPEMGRDENTPVWVQHIAFKVKDRETLIAFKDQLEANGIDVLGVTDHSIFHSIYFFDPNGHRIELACPDPAEEAKLKRLDDVKWEMLEEWSKTKRAPKHAEWLHAKELEGVE from the coding sequence TTGAAAATTGAACAGATCCATCACGTTGCCTATCGCTGTAAGGATGCGAAGGAAACCGTTGAGTGGTACACCAAGAACCTCAATATGGATTTTGTCTTGGCTATCGCAGAGGACTTCGTGCCTTCTACCCATGAGCCAGACCCTTATATGCATCTGTTTCTGGATGCAGGCAATGGCAACGTGCTGGCATTTTTCGAGTTGCCAACCAAGCCGGAAATGGGCCGTGATGAAAATACTCCGGTTTGGGTTCAACATATTGCTTTCAAAGTGAAAGATCGTGAAACATTGATAGCTTTCAAAGATCAGTTGGAAGCCAATGGTATTGATGTGCTGGGTGTGACTGATCACTCCATTTTCCATTCCATCTATTTCTTTGATCCAAATGGTCACCGCATTGAGCTGGCTTGCCCGGATCCTGCGGAAGAAGCCAAGCTGAAGCGCCTGGATGACGTGAAATGGGAAATGCTGGAAGAATGGTCCAAGACCAAACGTGCTCCAAAACATGCAGAATGGTTGCATGCCAAAGAGCTTGAAGGCGTCGAATAA
- a CDS encoding helix-turn-helix transcriptional regulator: MRRADRLFEIVQHLRGGRLLTAQGLAERLEVSKRTIYRDLADLQANGVPIEGEAGVGYVLSSDYHLPPLSFKADEIAALVIGARMAEAWAGQEIAQAAREALVKIETVLPEGMRSQLQDANMFAPDFMMPLEIKLKLDELRQATDLRSYIRIDYESLEGKLTVRKVRPLGLFFWGKVWTVLGWCETREDFRSFRVDKIRHLQVLQEAFLKETGRELHDFLRTVQRCGRD; this comes from the coding sequence ATGCGGCGCGCTGATCGTTTGTTCGAGATTGTGCAGCATCTGCGCGGTGGGCGTTTGCTGACCGCGCAAGGCCTTGCCGAGCGTCTTGAGGTCTCAAAGCGCACGATCTATCGTGACTTGGCTGATCTTCAGGCCAATGGTGTTCCCATTGAAGGTGAGGCAGGCGTTGGATATGTGCTGTCCAGTGATTATCATTTGCCTCCTCTTTCCTTCAAAGCTGATGAAATTGCCGCATTGGTGATAGGAGCTCGAATGGCAGAGGCCTGGGCCGGGCAGGAAATAGCGCAAGCGGCTCGAGAGGCCTTGGTCAAGATCGAGACGGTATTGCCAGAGGGCATGCGTTCTCAGCTTCAAGACGCCAACATGTTCGCTCCTGATTTCATGATGCCGCTAGAGATCAAACTCAAATTGGATGAATTACGGCAGGCGACCGATTTGCGATCCTATATTCGGATCGATTATGAAAGTCTGGAAGGTAAGCTGACAGTACGCAAAGTTCGGCCATTGGGGTTGTTTTTCTGGGGCAAGGTCTGGACTGTGTTGGGTTGGTGCGAGACTCGTGAGGATTTTCGCTCCTTTCGTGTCGATAAAATTCGCCATTTGCAAGTCTTGCAGGAGGCCTTTCTGAAAGAGACCGGGCGAGAATTGCATGATTTTTTGCGAACAGTTCAACGATGTGGTCGTGACTGA